The Patescibacteria group bacterium genome includes a region encoding these proteins:
- a CDS encoding FG-GAP-like repeat-containing protein: MKHTLFAKLGTMLLSVAVFAVGIIAFNQPVLANDHATHIATTNDAIITEISAVTPSSTTPSTTTTYTITFTTAAEIHGSLMFGSRSIGCPNNTNWLNCRINLAGATLQSFKNDALENMPGDLSAWDEGFAINVPAGLVADTYTVVLANVGNPAVPAAAYRLSGRGAQGEMGENPPSTPSDPFYFITPAVKGTLKLPDGTTPVQNAGVNFHTQNYSFQTNSSTDDWGFYAVSSTGVSNGTYMIDFWVSNIDGYIAPSSAEIAYAGSTVTHNAQLVVASKMLTGTARYTDGSIVTTGGEVFLNKRGGGNGKNATLGVGGTYSISLDGGEWDVSLNAGWGQNGPRLVDWAQPQMQSVSFSNDSVVENKVVNFSLVKTNAQVKGRILKPNGQPMSNGSIELRQGQGQGMSSGMNQEGRFTINVSDGTYKLNVWFDQNNPDYAMLYYPEATVTVNANQILDVGDIYLSQKNASLTGTVTLVNGNPASGVSINCWQQGSFGWGRGTSNAAGVFVVGVTPGSWQCDLDRGGNSTYIMAENRPPTQYEVSANQTITGVNFVVKQADARLNVRLVDRNGNALTNMNGYAYAQEKGVEMMPGNQYGTGVNRGIAAIALVGGKTYRVGFNAPQDQSDYLLDSEVEVTIGQGEEKAVTLTLVEPDARITGWVQDQNGQVVTNADIEVNVGTDGGGMWSNTRLNPNGSYTLRVKGGKTYMINFFFRNRGDFVQTNSQDAPFDVPTGATITKILTAYRADSKVVAQVLDPNGNPIPFGYVWCSNRMYMEDKMKGDFAGGKTIEAGNEVRNGAAQVALIAGKYQCGTGTLPGQNLYMPPESVEVEVSPSAPASITLQYRQADAYVTGTVTLDNGSSPRMGWCHAFEASKASSNQKGAGGFSGGQVNDGGFSIPLTLGTWYIGCDSQSSSGFYRSDEKIVSITSKGTQTQNFTLSKQAWDLPKGLTEVFDSTTQKSVTLPDGTTLTIPANSLATSGNVTFIASPNINLFYTPDTKPVNFAWDFSVMDSNNALIQSFNSNVTICIPYDDSQLRDQGIDEADVVAKYYNTTSGVWQLPDGVTQDTAANTVCFSVSHFTNFALASGTNGGSGQVADYNIIAAPLSKGGPQIVVSDETGKVVSKFFAYAQSLRVSLQAVTGDVDGDGQTEIVVAAGTGAGPQVRIFTMSGQLKKQFFAYDQRYRFGVNLNVADVTGDGVAEIITSLMAGGKPEIAIYNGTGKTLKRFYAYAQSFLGGVNVVTGDVNGDGSDEIITVPASKGGPEIAVYNGSGKTLKRFMAYDKRIRGGYNIETGDINGDGKAEIVIAQPAGGTTEIAAFTGTGSTVKRFYAYARNFKGGVNISVGDTNGDGSDEIVTAPASMGGPEVAVYSGTGKTLKRFMAYAKTLRGGYSVFAADINGDGLAEIVTAPGAGMGPQVRTFNQAGTALKSFFPLAQSFRGGLWIAPGLQ, from the coding sequence ATGAAACACACATTATTCGCTAAGCTAGGGACAATGCTTCTCTCTGTAGCCGTTTTTGCGGTAGGAATCATTGCCTTTAACCAGCCGGTACTAGCTAATGATCATGCCACGCATATTGCTACCACAAATGACGCGATCATTACTGAAATTTCGGCAGTAACACCCAGCAGCACTACACCATCGACAACAACTACATATACAATCACGTTTACCACAGCCGCCGAGATTCATGGATCGTTAATGTTCGGCTCCCGGTCAATCGGCTGCCCAAACAACACCAATTGGTTGAATTGTCGGATTAATTTAGCCGGTGCCACACTTCAAAGCTTTAAAAATGACGCGCTCGAGAATATGCCGGGCGATCTTAGTGCATGGGATGAAGGATTCGCCATTAACGTTCCAGCCGGACTGGTCGCTGACACTTACACAGTAGTACTGGCTAATGTCGGTAACCCTGCCGTACCAGCTGCCGCTTATCGCTTATCCGGTCGCGGCGCTCAAGGTGAAATGGGAGAAAATCCCCCCTCAACACCCTCCGATCCGTTCTATTTTATCACTCCCGCCGTTAAAGGAACCTTGAAACTGCCCGATGGCACCACCCCGGTTCAGAATGCCGGCGTCAACTTTCACACCCAAAACTACTCGTTCCAAACCAACTCCAGCACCGACGACTGGGGATTCTACGCAGTTAGTTCAACCGGGGTTAGCAATGGAACTTATATGATCGATTTCTGGGTTTCGAACATCGATGGCTATATCGCCCCCAGTTCGGCTGAAATCGCATATGCCGGATCCACAGTGACGCACAATGCCCAATTGGTCGTCGCCAGCAAGATGCTGACCGGCACCGCCAGGTATACCGATGGTTCAATAGTGACAACGGGCGGCGAAGTATTCTTGAACAAACGCGGCGGCGGTAACGGTAAAAACGCTACTCTCGGAGTGGGCGGAACTTACAGCATTTCTCTTGATGGTGGAGAATGGGACGTATCGCTCAATGCCGGCTGGGGACAAAACGGCCCCCGACTAGTCGATTGGGCTCAGCCACAAATGCAGAGCGTATCATTCAGCAATGATAGCGTAGTTGAAAATAAAGTAGTTAATTTTTCACTCGTAAAAACAAACGCTCAAGTCAAGGGTCGCATATTGAAACCCAACGGGCAGCCAATGTCCAACGGCTCAATCGAATTGCGCCAGGGCCAGGGCCAGGGCATGAGCTCGGGCATGAATCAAGAGGGCCGATTCACGATCAATGTCTCCGATGGAACATACAAGCTGAATGTATGGTTCGATCAGAATAACCCTGATTACGCCATGCTGTACTATCCCGAAGCAACCGTCACGGTAAACGCGAATCAAATCCTGGATGTGGGTGATATCTATCTTAGCCAAAAAAATGCTAGCCTGACCGGCACGGTTACATTAGTAAACGGCAACCCAGCATCGGGCGTTAGCATTAACTGCTGGCAGCAGGGTTCGTTCGGATGGGGACGCGGTACCAGTAACGCCGCCGGTGTTTTCGTGGTTGGTGTTACTCCCGGATCCTGGCAATGCGACCTCGACCGCGGTGGTAATTCCACTTATATCATGGCTGAAAATCGACCCCCGACGCAGTATGAGGTCAGCGCCAATCAGACAATAACCGGCGTTAACTTTGTCGTTAAACAAGCCGATGCCAGATTGAATGTCCGCCTGGTTGATCGAAACGGTAACGCCCTCACCAATATGAACGGTTACGCCTATGCCCAAGAAAAGGGCGTCGAGATGATGCCGGGTAATCAGTACGGTACGGGCGTCAATCGCGGTATCGCCGCCATCGCTTTGGTCGGCGGTAAGACTTATCGGGTCGGCTTCAACGCGCCACAAGATCAAAGCGACTACCTGCTCGATAGCGAAGTAGAGGTTACGATCGGCCAGGGAGAAGAAAAAGCTGTTACGCTCACTTTGGTTGAGCCGGATGCCCGAATTACCGGCTGGGTGCAAGATCAAAACGGTCAAGTCGTCACCAATGCCGATATCGAAGTAAACGTCGGCACGGATGGCGGTGGCATGTGGAGCAACACCCGACTCAATCCGAATGGTTCGTACACTTTGCGCGTCAAGGGCGGCAAAACGTATATGATAAATTTCTTCTTCCGAAACCGAGGCGATTTCGTTCAGACCAACTCTCAAGACGCTCCGTTTGATGTGCCGACTGGAGCCACGATCACTAAGATATTGACCGCGTATCGTGCCGACAGTAAAGTAGTGGCGCAGGTACTGGATCCTAATGGTAATCCAATTCCATTCGGCTATGTCTGGTGTTCAAATAGAATGTACATGGAAGATAAGATGAAGGGTGACTTTGCGGGCGGTAAAACCATCGAGGCGGGCAACGAGGTTCGCAATGGCGCGGCACAGGTGGCTTTGATCGCCGGTAAATATCAATGCGGCACCGGCACTCTTCCGGGACAGAATCTCTATATGCCACCCGAGTCGGTTGAGGTGGAAGTTTCTCCGAGCGCTCCGGCTAGCATTACCCTGCAATACCGCCAAGCCGACGCGTATGTCACTGGCACGGTAACATTGGATAATGGCTCATCGCCTCGCATGGGCTGGTGCCATGCTTTCGAAGCGTCAAAAGCGTCATCCAACCAGAAGGGCGCGGGCGGTTTCTCGGGCGGCCAAGTAAACGACGGTGGCTTTTCGATCCCACTGACACTGGGCACCTGGTACATTGGCTGCGACTCTCAGTCATCGAGCGGCTTCTATCGCTCCGATGAAAAAATCGTATCAATCACCAGTAAGGGCACTCAAACGCAAAACTTCACCCTTAGCAAACAAGCTTGGGATCTACCGAAGGGCTTAACCGAAGTGTTCGATTCAACCACCCAGAAGAGCGTCACGCTCCCCGATGGCACTACCCTGACTATTCCAGCCAATTCGCTGGCTACGAGCGGAAACGTGACGTTCATCGCCAGTCCGAATATCAATCTCTTCTACACACCCGACACCAAACCGGTAAATTTCGCCTGGGACTTTTCGGTCATGGATTCGAACAATGCCTTGATTCAAAGTTTCAACAGCAATGTCACCATCTGTATTCCCTACGACGATTCACAGTTGCGCGACCAAGGTATCGATGAGGCTGACGTAGTAGCTAAATACTACAACACGACTTCGGGAGTTTGGCAACTTCCGGACGGTGTTACCCAGGATACGGCCGCAAACACAGTTTGCTTCTCGGTTAGTCACTTCACCAACTTTGCCCTGGCTTCGGGTACCAACGGCGGCAGCGGACAAGTAGCCGACTACAACATCATAGCGGCCCCGTTATCAAAAGGTGGCCCCCAAATCGTGGTCAGCGACGAAACGGGTAAAGTTGTCAGTAAGTTCTTCGCCTACGCCCAAAGTCTGCGCGTCAGCCTGCAGGCCGTGACCGGCGATGTCGACGGCGATGGCCAGACAGAGATTGTGGTGGCCGCAGGCACTGGCGCCGGCCCACAGGTCCGTATCTTCACCATGTCCGGTCAGCTGAAGAAGCAGTTCTTCGCCTACGACCAGCGTTATAGATTCGGCGTCAATCTGAATGTAGCCGATGTCACCGGCGATGGTGTGGCTGAAATAATCACCTCACTGATGGCCGGCGGAAAACCGGAAATCGCTATCTACAACGGAACGGGTAAAACGTTAAAGCGGTTTTACGCTTACGCCCAATCATTCCTCGGTGGTGTCAACGTTGTCACTGGCGATGTGAATGGCGACGGTAGCGATGAAATCATAACCGTGCCCGCCAGCAAGGGTGGGCCGGAGATCGCCGTATACAACGGCTCCGGTAAGACCTTAAAACGATTCATGGCTTATGATAAAAGAATCCGCGGTGGCTATAACATTGAAACCGGCGACATTAACGGCGATGGAAAAGCCGAGATCGTAATCGCGCAGCCGGCTGGCGGTACCACCGAGATTGCCGCATTTACCGGCACAGGCAGTACGGTAAAAAGATTCTATGCCTACGCCCGTAACTTCAAGGGCGGCGTGAATATCAGCGTTGGCGACACCAATGGCGATGGCAGCGATGAAATCGTCACCGCGCCAGCCAGTATGGGTGGACCCGAGGTAGCCGTGTATAGTGGCACCGGGAAAACCTTAAAACGATTCATGGCTTATGCCAAGACTCTCCGTGGTGGATATAGCGTATTCGCGGCGGACATCAATGGCGACGGCTTAGCCGAGATTGTCACCGCCCCCGGTGCTGGTATGGGTCCGCAGGTGCGCACTTTCAATCAAGCCGGCACGGCTCTGAAGAGTTTCTTCCCGCTCGCGCAGTCGTTCCGCGGTGGTCTCTGGATCGCTCCGGGACTTCAATAA
- a CDS encoding ribonuclease J: MMMSSKKQKPIARKRTPNIVPPTDMSDKLKIIPLGGMEEVGRNMTLLEYKNDIILIDMGLQFPEEDMPGIDYIIPNISYLKGREKYIKGVIITHGHYDHIGAIPHLIPALGRPPIFGSALTLGIIAKRQDDYKTGGKLDLRAINNTSRLRLGLFDVEFFGVSHNIPGSMGIIIRTPVGIVVHTGDFKIDLQPSGDTPTDIAKIAGLHDQNVLAMMSDSTNATQPGHQFSESEIKGNMEDIFRTAPGRMIIGTFASLLGRVQQIVQLAEKYNRKVILDGFSMRTNVEIAQQLGYMHIKPDTLITYDDMKRYPSQRLVIVCTGAQGEDRAVLMRLANREHRFTTIEKGDTVIFSSSVIPGNERSVTRLVDTLYREGAEVINYKMMDIHSGGHAKQEDLKLMLRLVNPKYLIPIEGNHSFLHAHAKVAISAGFDPKNIFIADNGQVLEFTKQGGRMTSKKVPSDYVMVDGLGVGDVSEVVLRDRQQLAADGMVIIIATIHGKTGHLVGQPDIISRGFVYMKSQQQLIDQTLQRVKKILIDHEPKASLNDTYIRNKLRDDIGQFLFQKTERRPMILPVVIEV; the protein is encoded by the coding sequence ATGATGATGAGTTCAAAGAAACAAAAACCAATCGCTCGAAAACGAACGCCTAATATAGTCCCGCCCACCGATATGAGTGATAAACTGAAGATTATTCCATTAGGTGGCATGGAGGAAGTCGGCCGGAATATGACTTTGCTCGAATACAAGAATGATATTATCTTGATCGACATGGGTCTGCAATTCCCCGAAGAGGATATGCCCGGTATTGATTATATTATCCCCAACATTAGTTATCTCAAAGGTCGGGAAAAGTACATTAAGGGAGTAATCATCACCCATGGCCACTACGACCATATCGGTGCCATTCCACATTTGATTCCGGCCCTCGGTCGGCCACCGATTTTCGGCAGCGCCTTAACCCTGGGCATTATAGCCAAACGCCAGGATGACTACAAAACGGGCGGCAAGCTGGATCTGCGAGCGATCAACAATACATCCCGACTTCGACTGGGCCTGTTTGACGTTGAGTTTTTCGGCGTCAGTCATAATATCCCAGGCTCGATGGGCATTATTATCCGGACGCCGGTCGGCATTGTGGTTCACACGGGCGACTTCAAAATTGACCTTCAGCCTTCGGGCGATACGCCGACTGATATTGCCAAGATAGCGGGCCTGCATGATCAAAATGTTCTGGCAATGATGTCCGACAGTACCAACGCTACCCAGCCGGGACATCAGTTCAGCGAATCAGAAATCAAGGGCAACATGGAAGATATTTTTCGAACCGCTCCCGGTCGGATGATTATCGGCACGTTTGCCTCGCTGTTGGGACGAGTTCAGCAGATTGTCCAGCTGGCAGAAAAATATAACCGCAAAGTAATTCTGGACGGATTCAGTATGCGCACCAACGTGGAAATCGCCCAACAACTGGGTTACATGCACATCAAACCCGACACACTGATTACCTATGATGACATGAAGCGATATCCGTCACAGCGTCTGGTAATAGTCTGTACCGGTGCCCAGGGCGAGGATCGAGCCGTGTTAATGCGGCTGGCTAATCGTGAACACAGGTTTACCACCATTGAAAAAGGCGACACCGTAATATTTTCCTCGTCGGTCATTCCCGGCAATGAACGCTCGGTCACGCGCCTGGTTGACACGCTATACCGTGAGGGTGCCGAAGTCATCAATTATAAAATGATGGATATTCATTCCGGTGGCCACGCCAAACAAGAAGACCTGAAGTTGATGCTGCGTCTGGTTAATCCCAAGTACTTAATCCCCATTGAAGGCAACCATTCATTCCTTCACGCCCACGCTAAGGTCGCCATATCGGCTGGATTTGATCCAAAGAACATATTCATCGCCGATAATGGACAAGTGCTCGAATTCACCAAGCAAGGCGGGCGGATGACCAGCAAGAAAGTGCCGTCCGACTATGTGATGGTGGACGGATTGGGAGTTGGAGATGTTTCGGAAGTGGTCTTACGCGACCGGCAACAGCTGGCTGCCGACGGCATGGTGATTATAATAGCTACGATCCATGGTAAAACCGGCCACCTAGTCGGCCAGCCGGACATTATCTCCCGCGGCTTTGTCTATATGAAGTCGCAGCAGCAATTGATAGATCAGACGCTCCAGCGGGTGAAAAAAATCCTGATTGACCATGAACCCAAAGCTTCGCTTAACGATACCTACATTCGCAATAAGTTGCGGGATGATATCGGCCAGTTCCTATTCCAAAAAACAGAACGGCGGCCAATGATTCTGCCAGTCGTGATTGAAGTATAG